The following DNA comes from Ruminococcus sp. NK3A76.
GGGGTATCCGGCTTCTTCAAGTGCTTTTTTCATACGCACTCTGCCATACTCCTCATAGCTTTTCAGCGAAGATCGTCTGCATTTTCTCTACAAGCTCCAGATCTTCTTTTTCTTTGTTGCTGCGAGGGTTTTCCTTTCGGTCATAATATGATCTTGTACTTATCCCGAGAGTCTGACATACCAGATTGATCGGATATTTATCCAATCCTCTCGCCCGCAAGTCATCTATCTTTTCTTTGACTCTTGCTCTGCCTGATATGCCGCAACTTTTTTTAAGATCTCTACCTGCATCCTGAGCTTTTCGTTTTCTTTCTTCAATCGCCTAAGTTCTGCATCCTGCGGACGCTGTTTTCCCACGCCTACAATGCATCCTCGCCGTACTTTCTGTACTCTCTGCGCCATGTGTAGATCGTTTGCTCCGGTATTGCGAATTTTTCGGATAACACTTTCACAGATATGTTATCTTTGAAGTGCAGTTCCATGATCTTAAATTTGAATTCCCGACTGTTTTC
Coding sequences within:
- a CDS encoding helix-turn-helix domain-containing protein yields the protein MSTHGENSREFKFKIMELHFKDNISVKVLSEKFAIPEQTIYTWRREYRKYGEDAL